The following coding sequences lie in one Alicyclobacillus curvatus genomic window:
- a CDS encoding EAL and GGDEF domain-containing protein, which yields MNVRSLMFVMFDGFRSIIQNVRIRSELRSHGLGLIVFDVVRLGVIEETLGRPTTERILLVLSKLIRNLKGSMSATLIAVKSVGDDFSLFVRLPSITGGVSREMFLHDEALTIKRLLEAKLMQELQLNLSVRLHVGSALIQVPPESSFQAAIYNAMKLATHNAKNVDPESGLRILEFEDILSKRSFYSMFQPIVSLRSGLPFGVEALTRGPQGSFFHTPENLFDFAQTLNKLMELDTVVAETSIATYGGANPGCKLFLNLDSRTILHDTVTVDTVLSWLAAASVTPEEVVIEVTERNWVADYATFNAKLDVYRRIGFSIAVDDVGMGYSSLQAITELKPDFIKIDRSLIQHMDREMVRSVMLETLMDFAQKVNCLVIAEGIETEGELEKAIQLGIHYGQGFLIAKPGLKVLDKVKDINDVIARNTVDVPAQQGGTAILVGRVTRAVTTFDDTVTVAEVARYFHDNPRDYSVVVMKSGYPIGLVMRDKLLRQLATQYGVPLYWHRSIRKLMDANALTVDVSTQLDLVSRLAMERDEDKVYDSIVVTNDGALEGIITIQDILSTINTVHMEQARGSNPLTGLPGNRSIKHEIQKWMSSGKSFFMVYADIDYFKWYNDRFGFHRGDLVIQFLAEILSSVCNTETDECFVGHIGGDDFVILTNSPDPLGCCSKIIGRFDGEISNFYPRPDDNLSDANDYLAVYDRNGNQVSNAGLTLSLCLLECPVTMTEITLEDVSEYVASLKKSAKDRAGSTCISASLPARANPSGLSQA from the coding sequence ATGAATGTCCGATCATTGATGTTCGTAATGTTTGACGGGTTCAGGTCCATCATCCAGAACGTGCGGATACGGAGTGAGTTGCGCAGCCATGGACTCGGACTGATTGTCTTCGATGTCGTTCGACTCGGCGTCATTGAAGAGACTCTCGGGCGACCCACGACGGAGCGCATTCTATTGGTACTATCAAAATTGATTCGCAACTTAAAAGGAAGCATGAGTGCGACATTAATTGCCGTCAAATCCGTAGGCGACGACTTTTCACTGTTTGTCAGGCTCCCGTCTATCACGGGCGGGGTATCCAGAGAAATGTTTCTACATGACGAGGCGCTGACTATCAAACGTCTTCTTGAGGCGAAATTGATGCAAGAACTACAGTTGAACTTGTCTGTAAGACTGCACGTGGGGAGCGCGCTGATTCAGGTTCCTCCCGAAAGCAGCTTTCAGGCTGCGATATACAACGCGATGAAACTGGCAACACATAATGCGAAAAATGTGGATCCCGAAAGTGGACTCCGCATACTCGAATTTGAAGATATCTTGAGCAAACGTAGTTTTTATTCGATGTTCCAGCCAATTGTCTCGTTGCGCAGTGGGCTTCCTTTTGGCGTTGAGGCACTGACGCGTGGACCGCAAGGAAGTTTTTTTCACACTCCCGAAAACCTCTTTGACTTTGCGCAGACGCTGAACAAGTTAATGGAACTAGACACGGTAGTTGCCGAAACTTCAATCGCCACGTACGGTGGTGCGAACCCTGGGTGCAAGTTGTTCTTGAACCTGGATTCGCGGACCATTCTTCACGACACGGTTACGGTGGATACAGTTCTAAGTTGGTTGGCAGCGGCGTCAGTGACACCTGAAGAAGTCGTCATCGAAGTAACCGAACGCAACTGGGTCGCAGATTACGCGACCTTCAATGCGAAACTTGATGTCTATCGTCGCATCGGGTTTTCTATTGCCGTGGATGACGTCGGCATGGGCTACTCCTCGTTGCAGGCCATTACCGAACTAAAACCGGACTTTATCAAAATTGACCGCTCGTTAATTCAGCACATGGACCGTGAGATGGTCCGGTCTGTCATGTTGGAGACATTGATGGACTTTGCACAAAAGGTGAATTGTCTCGTGATTGCAGAGGGTATTGAAACGGAAGGGGAACTCGAGAAAGCCATCCAGCTCGGCATCCATTACGGGCAAGGTTTTTTGATTGCCAAGCCTGGTTTGAAAGTCCTCGATAAGGTCAAGGATATCAACGATGTCATTGCCCGTAACACCGTTGACGTGCCTGCACAGCAGGGAGGAACAGCCATCCTTGTGGGCAGAGTTACTCGGGCTGTAACGACGTTTGACGATACAGTGACAGTCGCAGAAGTTGCGCGATATTTTCATGACAACCCACGTGACTATAGCGTTGTCGTGATGAAGTCAGGCTATCCGATTGGCCTCGTCATGCGGGATAAGTTGTTGCGACAACTTGCCACACAATACGGGGTGCCACTTTATTGGCATCGTTCAATTCGCAAACTCATGGATGCAAATGCTCTGACAGTGGACGTTTCCACGCAGCTTGATTTGGTGTCACGACTCGCGATGGAGCGAGACGAAGACAAGGTGTATGACTCTATCGTTGTGACGAACGACGGTGCACTCGAGGGCATCATCACCATTCAAGACATCTTATCGACCATCAATACAGTTCACATGGAACAAGCGCGTGGTTCAAACCCGTTAACCGGTTTGCCGGGAAATCGGTCCATCAAGCATGAAATTCAAAAGTGGATGTCATCGGGGAAGTCATTCTTTATGGTGTACGCCGACATTGATTACTTCAAGTGGTATAATGATAGATTTGGCTTTCACCGTGGTGACCTTGTGATTCAGTTTCTGGCTGAAATTCTGAGCAGCGTATGTAACACCGAAACCGATGAATGCTTTGTCGGCCACATCGGCGGCGACGATTTTGTCATTTTGACGAATAGTCCTGACCCACTAGGGTGTTGCAGTAAAATTATCGGTCGGTTCGACGGGGAGATATCGAACTTCTACCCCAGGCCGGACGACAACTTATCTGATGCGAATGACTATCTGGCCGTTTACGACCGCAACGGCAATCAGGTTTCCAATGCTGGGCTAACCTTGTCTCTCTGTCTGCTTGAGTGTCCTGTCACGATGACCGAGATCACCTTAGAAGACGTGTCAGAATATGTAGCCTCGCTAAAGAAGAGCGCGAAGGACAGAGCGGGGAGCACATGCATCTCGGCCTCTCTCCCGGCAAGGGCAAATCCGAGCGGGCTATCTCAAGCTTGA
- a CDS encoding MFS transporter, with the protein MRSVSVLRNRNFLLFFGGQLVSRLGDAIYSLGLVWLMHVLTNSTLYMSFTLAAGIIPRIIFGPVAGVFVDRWPKRVTLIGTDVVRLFLVSGLAALTFTHHVSALLLIIFSFVLATMSTLFSPSYYVLQKHIVAEDNLTQAYSWQTVSTNIAQIGGPALAGLIIGSFGLGTGFAIDAATFLVSLTAFLLVRVNEPPIVRQKLSVEGVFADMGGGIAALKKVPAVRALTPFMLGYNFLLAALENLLLVQFLANVLHKGAFTIGIVMACAAVGELVSSTTLALLRTKWTSSRGLVLNMIISAVSLSSIGFMRVAWAVGLLMFIAGFCMSIVNISFFTGIQEAIPTDVLGRVWALLGALFDSSTPLAQVIFGSVAVIFPLGNIISTLGAVAALAGVGAFLHPAIRRLSVRAADEDGTTDSDANDNVSTGSVLQ; encoded by the coding sequence TTGCGGTCAGTGTCTGTTTTGCGTAATCGTAATTTTCTGTTGTTCTTCGGGGGTCAACTGGTTTCACGGCTTGGTGACGCGATATACTCACTTGGGCTCGTCTGGCTGATGCACGTATTAACGAACTCTACACTCTACATGTCGTTTACGCTCGCCGCAGGTATCATCCCACGAATTATTTTCGGCCCGGTGGCTGGCGTTTTTGTAGATCGTTGGCCCAAACGCGTGACATTGATTGGTACAGATGTCGTGCGCTTGTTCCTCGTCAGTGGACTTGCAGCGCTCACGTTTACGCACCACGTGTCCGCTCTACTGTTGATTATTTTCTCATTCGTGCTTGCAACCATGTCGACGCTGTTCTCGCCTTCGTATTACGTGTTGCAAAAACACATCGTGGCCGAGGACAACTTGACGCAAGCGTATTCGTGGCAGACAGTGAGTACCAATATCGCCCAAATCGGTGGCCCGGCGCTCGCTGGTCTGATTATCGGATCGTTCGGCCTCGGCACAGGCTTTGCCATCGATGCGGCGACCTTTCTGGTGTCCCTCACGGCGTTTCTGCTTGTCCGTGTGAACGAGCCTCCCATCGTGCGCCAGAAGTTGTCCGTCGAGGGCGTGTTTGCCGACATGGGCGGCGGTATTGCGGCGCTCAAAAAGGTTCCAGCGGTACGCGCACTCACGCCATTTATGCTTGGTTACAATTTCCTACTTGCAGCCCTTGAGAACCTGCTGTTAGTGCAGTTCCTCGCCAATGTCTTACATAAAGGTGCATTTACCATTGGTATTGTCATGGCTTGCGCCGCAGTCGGTGAACTCGTGTCGAGTACGACGCTGGCATTGTTGCGTACCAAATGGACGAGCAGCCGCGGGCTTGTCTTGAACATGATTATTAGTGCGGTATCACTGAGTTCGATTGGCTTTATGAGAGTGGCTTGGGCAGTCGGGCTCTTGATGTTTATCGCAGGCTTTTGTATGAGCATTGTAAACATTTCCTTCTTTACGGGCATTCAAGAAGCCATTCCAACCGACGTTTTGGGGCGTGTGTGGGCGCTTCTTGGTGCTTTGTTCGACAGCAGTACGCCACTCGCTCAGGTCATCTTTGGCAGCGTGGCGGTGATATTCCCACTTGGAAATATCATCAGCACGTTAGGAGCTGTTGCCGCACTCGCCGGCGTCGGTGCGTTCCTCCACCCGGCCATCCGGCGGCTGTCCGTACGCGCAGCAGATGAAGATGGAACAACGGACTCTGACGCAAATGACAATGTATCGACAGGATCCGTGTTACAATAG
- a CDS encoding spore coat protein: protein MPLKNHEVAELNELIMSCVNTINSMGLFLNQVKCQELKGIIEKQLAAHIQDYNIKVEWIEKGSSSQKLAVPSMPTPSTSGTHKLPQAVTPNPNTTTFDDRAIATSYLLTLKRAGREYAWATFETGNPQLRAFLEDAFTMASHHAFEIGEYMAKRGYYPSEDASTTYINKVAQTYEPVREMAGVH from the coding sequence TTGCCGCTCAAAAATCATGAAGTTGCAGAGCTGAATGAACTGATTATGAGCTGTGTGAATACCATCAATTCAATGGGACTGTTCCTGAATCAGGTCAAGTGCCAGGAATTGAAGGGTATCATCGAGAAACAGTTGGCCGCTCATATTCAGGACTACAACATCAAGGTTGAGTGGATAGAAAAGGGATCGAGCAGTCAAAAACTCGCGGTCCCGAGCATGCCGACTCCTTCGACGAGTGGAACGCACAAGTTGCCGCAGGCAGTCACACCGAATCCGAACACGACGACGTTCGACGATCGCGCTATAGCGACGTCCTACCTGCTCACGTTGAAGCGGGCTGGTCGCGAGTATGCGTGGGCCACGTTTGAAACGGGCAACCCGCAGCTCCGCGCTTTTCTGGAGGATGCGTTCACGATGGCTTCTCACCATGCATTTGAGATTGGTGAGTACATGGCCAAGCGTGGCTATTATCCTTCGGAAGATGCCTCAACCACCTACATCAACAAAGTGGCACAAACGTACGAACCGGTTCGCGAGATGGCTGGGGTTCACTAA
- a CDS encoding response regulator transcription factor, translating into MTRVLVVDDEKSILKLVEYNLAQAGFEVITAEDGHRAVELVRSDAPDLLILDLMLPGMDGLQVCKTLRSDGIRTPVIMLTARDDEIDRILGLELGADDYVTKPFSPRELVARVRAVLRRLGQQGDEKSDSDDKVIEVGAIRIDSGKHEVYVRDERIELTSREFELLVYLCRHTGNVLSRNQLLENVWGYDYPGDTRIVDVHISHLRDKIEVNAKAPDIIKTVRGVGYKLTP; encoded by the coding sequence ATGACCCGTGTGCTGGTAGTGGACGACGAAAAGTCAATCTTGAAACTGGTGGAATACAACCTTGCTCAAGCCGGTTTTGAAGTGATTACCGCGGAAGACGGGCATCGTGCCGTTGAATTGGTCCGATCCGATGCGCCGGATCTCCTCATTCTTGACCTCATGCTGCCTGGGATGGACGGTCTACAGGTCTGCAAGACGCTCAGGTCTGACGGAATCCGCACGCCAGTGATAATGCTGACTGCACGAGACGATGAAATTGACCGCATCCTTGGTCTTGAATTGGGCGCGGACGATTATGTGACGAAACCCTTTTCTCCCCGCGAGCTCGTCGCGCGCGTGAGAGCTGTCCTCCGTAGGTTGGGGCAACAAGGCGACGAAAAATCGGACAGCGATGACAAGGTCATCGAAGTCGGCGCGATTCGGATTGACAGCGGCAAGCACGAGGTCTACGTTCGCGATGAGCGGATCGAACTGACCTCGCGTGAATTTGAGCTGCTTGTGTATCTGTGTCGGCACACAGGTAATGTGCTTTCAAGAAACCAGTTACTCGAGAATGTTTGGGGATACGATTATCCTGGTGACACCCGAATCGTAGATGTGCATATTTCACATCTGCGGGACAAGATAGAAGTAAACGCGAAAGCCCCAGACATCATTAAAACGGTCCGCGGTGTCGGTTACAAGCTGACGCCTTAA
- a CDS encoding class D sortase, whose protein sequence is MFRWRRNSLTRRTSLSNRNFLRRRIVFWVGSLLSLAAVVMLGRIPFFYFRSAVVGSKLLQSANALVNKNSSGSSGVNSLANNRAGSSIEGIMESSANGTDAANAATNSTISQAYSVQTMSAQLQVPTVQTGHIIGEVVIPALSLTAPLLQGTNAYQLQAAVGHLITSVMPGKPGTTLIAAHNATWFRHIDRLKPGDSIQVKTVYGVFRFEVTSSRVVKTGAAVPNTLESSVILESCYPLNALYLTPYRFLVYGKLVQITSTHVVPTKATSGTNYGVTIPQQIVNEGLTLSANTLPMGLLTYTGTPSNSFTQSNSPWSATHAMIELYLAWVHASGDKNVAAINAIAPRAAVDPFFGVRLRDIEYLSNYDVSLHVEGNQLLSATSSVQVRINGKPYTVMLMADTYGHQMKLTRVEVK, encoded by the coding sequence ATGTTCCGCTGGAGACGAAACTCTCTTACGAGGCGCACGTCCCTATCGAACCGCAACTTCTTACGGAGGCGCATCGTCTTTTGGGTCGGAAGTCTCCTTAGTCTTGCCGCTGTGGTGATGCTTGGCCGTATTCCATTTTTCTATTTTCGCTCTGCAGTTGTCGGGAGCAAGTTGTTACAATCGGCAAACGCATTAGTCAACAAAAATTCCTCTGGGTCATCTGGCGTCAATTCTTTAGCGAATAATCGTGCCGGGTCATCCATTGAAGGAATTATGGAGTCAAGCGCAAATGGCACAGACGCTGCGAATGCCGCGACCAATTCGACAATTTCGCAGGCCTACTCCGTTCAAACCATGTCAGCACAACTGCAGGTCCCCACGGTTCAAACCGGACACATCATTGGTGAAGTGGTTATCCCGGCGCTATCCCTCACGGCCCCATTACTGCAGGGAACAAATGCATATCAACTCCAAGCAGCGGTCGGTCATCTAATCACAAGTGTCATGCCAGGCAAGCCTGGAACCACGCTGATTGCAGCTCACAATGCCACGTGGTTTCGCCACATCGACCGCTTGAAGCCTGGAGATTCGATACAGGTCAAAACGGTGTATGGTGTTTTTCGCTTTGAAGTTACAAGCTCCAGGGTGGTGAAAACGGGTGCTGCGGTGCCCAACACTTTAGAGTCCAGCGTGATCCTCGAAAGCTGTTACCCTCTGAACGCACTGTATCTGACACCATACAGGTTCCTTGTTTATGGAAAGTTGGTGCAAATAACGAGTACCCACGTTGTGCCGACAAAAGCAACATCAGGAACAAATTACGGTGTCACCATCCCCCAACAGATTGTCAACGAAGGCTTAACGCTTAGCGCCAACACACTGCCGATGGGACTACTCACATATACAGGAACTCCTTCCAATTCATTTACGCAAAGCAACAGTCCATGGTCGGCCACTCACGCGATGATTGAACTATATCTCGCGTGGGTGCACGCTTCTGGCGACAAAAACGTCGCAGCCATAAATGCCATCGCCCCCAGAGCAGCCGTCGATCCGTTCTTTGGTGTCCGTCTGCGTGACATCGAATACTTATCGAACTACGACGTTTCATTGCATGTCGAAGGGAACCAGTTGCTGTCCGCAACAAGCAGCGTTCAAGTTCGCATCAACGGAAAACCGTACACAGTAATGCTCATGGCAGATACGTATGGCCACCAGATGAAATTGACCAGGGTTGAAGTGAAGTGA
- a CDS encoding DUF420 domain-containing protein, whose product MAVIMAYVNEGFILSSAVVMAFGWYFIRRRNVDVHRRLMLTGSVLAALFFITYVLKTVIFGDTTFGGPSKWKLPYQLFLQAHSILATVAAVFGIITLTFAFRSRFSSHRKIGPWTTSIWFVTAVTGFAVFLLLYIIFPQGVTTNVFRAWLGH is encoded by the coding sequence ATGGCGGTAATTATGGCCTATGTCAATGAAGGCTTTATCTTGTCCAGCGCTGTCGTCATGGCGTTTGGATGGTATTTTATTCGCCGTCGCAACGTGGATGTGCACCGCCGTTTGATGTTAACAGGATCCGTTCTGGCTGCACTGTTTTTTATTACCTATGTGTTGAAGACCGTGATCTTCGGCGATACGACGTTCGGGGGTCCTTCGAAATGGAAGTTACCCTACCAACTGTTTTTGCAAGCGCATTCAATTCTGGCGACGGTAGCCGCTGTCTTTGGCATCATTACGCTGACATTCGCGTTTCGCAGTCGATTTAGTTCACATCGTAAGATTGGTCCGTGGACAACATCAATATGGTTCGTAACTGCCGTAACCGGGTTTGCTGTCTTCCTCCTGCTCTATATCATTTTCCCGCAGGGTGTGACAACGAATGTGTTCCGTGCCTGGCTCGGACACTGA